The following nucleotide sequence is from Halococcus saccharolyticus DSM 5350.
CCGGCAGTACACTGTCGATCAGTGATCTCTCGGTCATCGATTCGTCGACGCTCCCGCTATCGGCTGTTCTCCGATGGCGACCGTTCGGACGGCGCTGATCGACAGTGTATATATACGCCGACCGCGAGCCACCCACATGAGCGAATCCATCGACGAGGACCTCTATCGGCGGGCGGCGGCGCTGCTCGAACCCGGCGAGATCGAGCTGAACGGCGTCGTGGTGCATACCGAGTTTTCGAGCGCCGAGGAAAGCCTGCTCCACCAGGCCACGATCGAGATCGGCGAGATCATCGCAGGTCACGCGGACGCGGGCGACACCTACGTCTACTCGGGCACCGACGACCCCGAGTTCGGGCTGAACCAACACCAGGGACTCACGATCGAGGGCGACGAGTTCGTCTGGGAGTGCCAGCAGCTCCTCCGTGAGAGAACCTACGACGTGGTGTTTTACTACGAGGCGAGCGCCGACCACGCGGCGATCCTCGACGAGCTTCGCGACGAGGGGTACACAGTGACCGGCGTCGAAGGATAGCTGGAGAATCCGTGGTATCGAAGACCGGCCGAACGGGGTGTTTATCCCCGATGCGCACCGACAACGACCATGAACGAGGCGGACATCGCAGTCGATCTCGACCGCCGCGATCGCGCGATCCTCAACGCCTTCCAGGGCGGGTTCCCGGTCGTCGAGCGGCCGTTCGAGCCCGCGGCTGCGGCCCTCCGCGAGCGTGGCGTCGACCTTTCGGCCGACGAACTGCTCGACCGGGTACAGCGACTCGACGAAGAGGGCACCCTCTCGCGGTTCGGTGCGCTGATCGACGCCGAGGCGATCGGCGGGACGGCGACCCTCGTGGCGATGCACGCGCCCGAAGACCGATTCGAGGAGGTCGCCGAGACGGTCAACGCCCACCGCGAGGTCGCGCACAACTACGAGCGCGAACATCCCCACCTCAACATGTGGTTCGTCGTGAGCGTCGCTGATGCGGCTCGCGTCGACGAAGTGCTCGCCGAAATCGAGGCCGAAACCGGACAGGAAACCTACAACCTCCCGAAACAACGCGAGTTCCGGGTCGAGGCGAAGTTCCTGCTCGACGGACCGATTTCGACTGGGGATCTCGATCTATCGGACCTCAGCCCTGACGTCGAACCCGCCACCGACGACCGGCTCACGCCCGCCGAACGCGATCTCGTGGTCGAACTCCAGGGCGGGCTGCCGATTACCGCGACGCCCTACCGCGACGTCGCCGAGGCGATCGATGCGGACGTCGAGTGGGTGATCGAGACGATCACACGCTTCGAGCGCGGCGGGAAGATTCGGCGCGTGGGCGTCGTCCCGAACCACTACGCGCTCGGCTACACTGAGAATGGGATGACGGTCTGGAACGTCCCTGACGAGCTCGTCGGCGAAGTCGGACCGGCGATCGCCGACCTCGATTTCGTGACCCACTGCTACGAGCGCCCACGCCACGAGGGCGTCTGGCCGTACAACTTCTTCGCGATGACCCACGGCCGCTCCGAGAGCGAGAGCGAGCGCCGGATCGAACAGGTTAGGGCTCAGATGGATAATTTCTTTGACGTCAACGATGACGACTGGGACACGCTGTTCTCGACGCGCATCCTGAAGAAGACGGGTATCCGGCTGGACGAACGTGCTACAGCGAACACCGAATGAGTATGGCGCGATCGTTCGTGTTCGAGTTCGTCGGGCCGCAAGGACAGCAGAGCAGAAACGTCCACCGTGACGACGGCGAAAGCCCTCGCGGGCTACGCTCCCGGGATTCGCTGCGCTCCTCACCTCGCTCGTTGCACTCGCTCGGTTGCGGTGCTTGCGGCATCCGGGTTTGCGTAGCCCGCTCGCCCTTCCAGTCCACCAGGAGCCGCCATAGCAGACCGCCACGCCAACGGCACCGCAGACCGCGCCGCGCACCGCACCGCGGCAGCGCATCAGGAGGCGCAACATGATCCCACTACTCCACGATTTCTCGGGATCGACGGTACTGGTGTTCGGTGGCGGCTCAGTCGGAGCACGCAAGGTCCGCCGGTTCGCCCGTGAGGCGCGGGTCGTGGTCGTGAGCCCAACGTTCGGCGACCATGATTTCGGCGGTGGAGAGCTGGTTCGCGCCGCCCCCAGCCCCGCAACCGTTCCGGAATGGTTCGAACGGATCGAGCCGGCGCTCGCGGTCGCGGCGACCGACGACGATGCGGTGAACGACGCCGTTGCGCGCGTAGCGCACGATCGCGGCGTTCTTTTGAATCGCGCCGATCGGAGCAGAGGTGGGAACGCCGATGAATCGAACGGCGGGACGACTGACGGGAGGAGCGGTGACAGCGACGGGCATGCGAGGGAAGTCGTCGTACCGGCGACGGTACGGGACGACCCAGTGATGATGGCGGTCGCCACCGGCGGGCGGAGTCCGGCGCTCAGTCGATACCTTCGCGAGCGGTTCGAGGCGGAGTTCGCGGATATGGGGGCGATGGCGAATCTCTCTGGACAGCTCCGCACGGAGCTCCGTGAGCGCGGGGTCGGTCCCTCTCAGCGCCGGGCAGCCATCCGGGCGGTCGTCCGCTCGGATCGGGTTTGGAAGGCTTTAGGTGATCCAAGCGATAACGCGAGGACAGAGGCGGAATCAGTGATCAGCGACGTGCTCTCGTCGACAGGGGCAGAATGACCACGGCCACCGGTGTCATCTCCGGCGTTAGCGTTTCACATCGGCGCGCGAGCGTCGAGACGATCGAGGCTGCCGGCGTCCGTGACGAACGCGCGGCCGTCGAGGCGCTGCTCGACCGTGAGGACGTCTGCGAGGCGTACGTCCTCGAGACGTGCAACCGGGTCGAAGCGTACGTTGTCACCGACGATCGCGATCGCGGACGGGCGATCGTCGGGTCGGTCGTCGAAGGCGTGCCGGACGAAGCGGTGGTCGAACTGGACCACGAGGAGAGCCTTCGTCACCTTATGCGGGTCGCCTGCGGACTCGAATCGATCGTGCTCGGCGAGGACCAGATCCTCGGCCAGCTCCGGGACGCCTACGCGACCGCCCGGGCGGCCGGCGGGATCGGGCGGCTGTTCGAGACGGGGATCGAGAAGGCGCTCCACGTCGGCGAACGTGCGCGGGCCGAGACCCGGATCAACGAGGGCGTGGTCTCGCTCGGGAGTGCTGCCGTCGAACTCGCCACGAGCGAGGCCGACCTCGCGGATGCGACCGCGCTCGTTGTCGGCGCGGGCGAGATGGGATCGCTCGCCGCCACCGCGCTCGCCGAGTCGGTCGACGAGCTCCTGATCGCGAACCGGACGGCAGCGAACGCGGAGCACGTCGCCAGTACCGTCGATGTCGAGGCAAGCGCGCTCACGCTCGATGAGGTGGCGACCGCGGTCAACGCCGCCGACGTCGTGGTTTCGGCGACCGGCAGCCCCGACCCGGTCTTCGAACGGGCGACGTTCGAGGCAGTCGGCGAGACGCTCGTGGTCGATCTCGCCCAGCCGCGCGACGTGCCACCCAGTGCCGACGATCAGCCAAACGTGACGGTGTGTGACCTCGACGCGCTCGAATCCGTCACCGACGAGACCCACGACCGTCGCCGGGAGGCCGCATCGCGGGTCGAGGCGCTGATCGACGACGAGTTCGATCGACTGCTCGCTCGATACAAGCGCCAGCGTGCCGACGAGGTGATCGGGACGATGTACGCGGGCGCGGAGCGGATGAAGGAGCGCGAACTCGCGCACGCGGTTTCGAAGCTCGAAACCGACGGACTGACCGACGACCAGCGCGCCGTCGTCGAGTCGTTCGCGGACACGCTCGTGAACCAGCTGCTCGCCGCTCCGACCCGAAGCTTGCGCGACGCCGCCGAGGACGACGATTGGTCGACGATCAACACCGCGCTCCAGCTGTTCGATCCCACGTTCGACGGCGACACATCGACCGACGAGAACAATCCAGCGGCTGACGAGCCGGCTTCCGAGATGGGACGTGCGTTCGCTGCGGCCGTCTACGACGAACTGGACGACTAAAACCCACTTTTTTACAAGGGGTCCTCGGTCGCGCGCTTCGCGCGCTCCCTCGAACCCCTTCCAAAAACCTGGACTAAAAACACCCGCTCACTCGCTATCGCTCGTTCGCGGCGAACCGCGCTCGCTTCGCTCGCACGGACGATTTTCTCTGCAACCACACAGCACCGCCGAAGCCCTCGGCGTGCGCTCACTTCGTTCGCTGCTCGCTCCCCCCAGTCGCTCGCACGCCTCGCCCTTCATCCACCAGGACCGCTCCCGCACCGCCACCGCGCCGCAGCCACGCGGTGCAAGGCTCGAACTCGTTCGATCGGCGGAGATCACCAGTCGATCGCGCCATCGAGTGCCGGTACATCTATCCGGGACCCGTCAGTACCGGCAGGCATGTCGGCAAACGACGAGGTTCCGGAGTGGGTCACACTCACTGAGGGCGAGGGGGTTCGGTGGGAGGGCCACCCTAGCCTCCGGTTGGTCCTGCCGTCGATCGTGATCGGACTCGTGATCGCGATCGCCGGGGTCGCATTGGTATTCGTCGTCCCCGAACCCTCGCTTCAGTGGCTCCCCCTCGTGGGGGTCCCGATCGGGATCGCGATCATCGGGTGGGCGTACGTCTCACAACGGAGCACCCATTACATCATCACGAGCGAGGAGGTCTACCGCAAGACCGGGATCGTGAACCGCAACGTCGCTCAGGTCAGGCTCGATCGCGTCCAGAACACCACCTACGAACAGTCGATACTCGAACGTCTGTTCTCGTACGGCCACATCACGATCTATACCGCCGGTTCGGACACGATGGATATTTCCTTCAACGGTGTCTCCGATCCCCAGCAGGTCAACCAGGCGCTGACCGAGGCGCTCGACGAGATCGCCGCCGGGGAGCGAAAGGGACTCTGAGCGAAGACATTAGTGGATCGTCGCGCCCTGTCCGACTCGCGTCGGGTACGCGCGCGCGTCGATCCCGCGAGCGGCGAACGCGTCGAGCATCGCGCTCGCAATCTGCCGCCGGTCGTCCGCCCCGCACGCCGCGAGCACGCCCGGTCCCGCACCACTGACGGTGACCCCTGTCGCCCCTGCTTCGAGCGCTGCGGTCCTGACGTCGTCGTACCCGTCGATCAGGTCCGCGCGAGCAGGCGTCACCACCGGATCGTCCATCCCCTCGCCGACGAGTTCCGGATCGCCACGACACATTCCGACCGTGAGCGTCGCAGCCGCACCGACCGTCTCGACCAACTCCTCCATCGTCGCCCTTTCAGGGACGACCCGGCGCGCGTCACGGGTGGAGACCACGATCTCGGGCAGACACGCCACGAGCGGGATCGCGGTGTCGACCTGTGAGATGCCCTCACCTGCCGCGACCGTGAACCCCCCGAGGATCGCGGGTGCGACGTTGTCGGCGTGTGCCGTACCGGAGACGACCGCCTCACCCTCGGCCGCGATCGGGACGAGTTCCTCGCGCGTGCGTCCGCGTGCGTAAAGTTCGTTGAGCGCGACCGCGGCGGCGGCGGCGCTCGCGGCCGACGATCCGAGCCCGGAGGCCGGCCGCACCCCCTTGTCGATCTCGATGTGGGCGGGCGCGTCGAGCGCCTCGGCGACCGCCCCGACAGTGTTCTTCTCGGGGTCCTCGGGAATGTACTGGCTCCCGGTGCCCGTGACTTCGATCGTCGTCCGGTCGGCCCTCGCGACCCGAACGACATCCGCCGGGCGCTCCAGAGCGACGCCGAACACGTCGAACCCGCTGCCGAGGTTGGCGCTCGTCGCGGGGGCCCGGACGGTGAGCATGACCGCGGGTTGTGCGAGGGGGCGCAAAAGGATAGCGGACGCTACCCTCGCCTAGGGATCGTTTGTCGTCGGCTCGCTACCCACACTGCATTTAACGCACCGATTGACGAGCTGCTCGGAGGTGGGTTCGATAGAAGTGCGCTGGCCGAGATTTGAACTCGGGTTGTGACCATGGCAAGGTCACGTGATACCACTACACTACCAGCGCCCTGTGCTCCTTCGTACCCCGGTGAGAGATAAAAACGTTCCGAACCCACCCGACTGTGGCAGTACCCAACGCCGTACAGTCGCTCGAATCGCCTGTGAACGCCACACACTCACCGAGCGAAGCGCTACGTTTTTGTAACCCAATACGGTAGAAGCGCTACAGTCTAGTGGCACGGCGCGAAAGCGTCACGGTATGACAGTCAGCCTGCTCGTGCCGTCGTCCCTTTGCCGGGAGGCCGCCGACAAGCGCGAGGCGACCCACAAGGTCGGTCTCGTTGCCCGCGCGGCCACCGTCTTCCGGGTCGACCGTGTGGTGGTCTTCCCGGATCCCGACGGCGACCGGCGATGGGGTGGCGGGTTCGTTTCGACAGTGATGGAGTACGCCGCGACCGCCCCTTACCTCCGAAAGGAGGCGTGGGGCACGCGGGACGAACTGGAGCAGGTGGGCGTCCTGCCGCCGCTTCGCGCCGTCTCACGGACCGGCTCCGAATCCCAAGGTTCGGGGTCGTCAAGACAGGGAATCGTGACCGAGGTCGGCCCTGATGGACGCGTTCGGGTCAATTGCGGACTGCAACACCCGATCTCGCTGGTCGATCCCACCGACGTGGGACTCGACGAGGGGGAGCGTGTGACCGTCAGGATCTCTTCGCGAGAGCCGGTCCGCGCGCGGATCGTCGACGAGCCCCTTCCGGGGTTCGTCGTCGAGCGCGCGGACCTCTCGGCAGCGCTCGGCCGTGAGGACGCCGGGCTCCGGATCGCCACGTCGCGCCACGGTCAGGCGCTCACGACGGAGCGACTCGGAGTGCTGGCCGGACGGGTCGAAGACGGCATGACTGTCGCCTTCGGCGCGCCCGAGCGAGGGCTGCCGGCGATGCTCGGCATCGACACGGCGTCGGTGGCGAGTGCGGACGAGACCGGGTCGGACCCTGGAGGGTTCGATCGCTGGCTCGACACGGTTCCGAACCAGGGCAGCGAGGTCGTGCGCACCGAGGAAGCGGTGTTCGCCACCCTCGCCTGCCTCACCCTACCGCGATAGCAGGAGGAGAACACATATGGTACAACCAAGCAGACCACGCAAGGGCTCGTTGGGATACGGCCCGCGACAACGCGCGAGTAGCGAAGTCCCGCGCTTCGGCTCGTGGCCCGAGGCTGACGGCCAGCCTGGGCTCCAGGGCTTTGCCGGCTACAAGGCCGGCATGAGCCACGTCGTGATGATCGACGACGCGGCCAACTCCCCGCGCGAAGGCATGGAACAGACAGTACCCGTGACGGTGGTCGAGACGCCACCGATGCGGGCGGTCGCGCTCCGGGCGTACGAGGACACGCCCTACGGACTGCGGCCGTTGACCGAGACGTGGACCGACGAGTTCCACGCGGACCTCGACCGCGCGCTCGACGTCCCCGACGGCGAGGCCGACCCGGATGCGTTCCGGGAGGCCATCAGTGAGGCCGATATCGGCGACATCCGCGCGATCACCCACACGGTACCGGGCGAGATGGCGAACGTCCCGAAGAAACGCCCGGACGTGATGGAGACCCGGATCGGCGGCGGCTCGCTCGACGATCGGGTCGAGTTCGGGCTCGAGCTCATCACCGGCGGCGGCGAACACAACCTGACCGAAGTGTTCCGCCCCGGCGAGTACATGGACGCCGCCGGCGTCACGAAGGGCAAGGGCACCCAGGGCCCCGTCAAGCGCTGGGGCGTCCAGAAACGGAAGGGCAAACACTTCCGCCAGGGCTACCGCCGACGGATCGGCAACCTCGGCCCGTGGAACCCCTCGAGGGTTCGCTCGACTGTCCCCCAGCAGGGCCAGACGGGCTACCACCAGCGAACCGAGCTCAACAAACGCCTCGTCGACGCCGGCGACGGCGACGAACCCTCGGTCGACGGCGGGTTCGTCAACTACGGCGAGATCGACGGGCCGTACGCGCTCGTGAAGGGGTCGCTTCCCGGTCCGGACCAGCGGCTTCTCCGGTTCCGGCCGGCGATCAGACCCGGTGACCAACCGCGCCTCGATCCCGAGGTCCGGTACGTCTCGACGGCATCGAACCAGGGGCAAGGATAAATGAACGCAACAGTCTACGACACCGACGGCGGCGAGGCGGGCGAGGTCGACCTCCCCGCGGTCTTCGAGACGCCGTACCGGCCCGACCTGATCGGCGATGCGGTGCGCGCCGCACAGGCGAACCGCACCCAGGCCACCGGTGCCGACGACTACGCCGGGATGCGGACACCCGCCGAGTCACAGGGCAGCGGTCGCGGCATGGCCCACGTTCCCCGATCGAACGGTCAGGGCCGCCGCGTTCCCCAGACCGTGGGCGGCCGGAAGGCCCACCCGCCGAAAGAAGAGAAGGACAGCTCGAAGAGCATCAACACGAAGGAGCGAAAACTCGCCACCCGGAGCGCGATCGCCGCGACGGCCGACGCCGAACGGGTGGTCGACCGTGGCCACGACTTCGACGATCTCGAGCTCCCGCTCGTGGTGAGTGACGAGTTCGAGGACCTCGTGAAGACCCAAGAGGTCGTCTCCCTGCTCGAATCGCTCGGCGTCCACGACGACATCGAGCGTGCCGAGGACAAACGCGTCCGCGCGGGTCGCGGGACGACGCGTGGCCGGAAGTACAAGCGGCCGTCGTCGATCCTGTTCGTCACGAGCGACGAACCATCGCGCGCGGCGCGAAACCTCGCGGGAGCGGACGTCGCTACCGCGCGGGAGGTCAACACCGAGGACCTCGCGCCGGGCGCACAGGGTGGCCGGCTGACGATCTGGACCGAGAGCGCCATCGAGGAGGTGGCGGACCGATGAGTTCGATCCGCTACCCACACGTCACCGAGAAGGCGATGAACGAGATGGACTACCGGAACAAGCTCCAGTTCATCGTTGCGCTCGACGCGACGAAGCCGGAGATCGCCGAGGAGATCGAGGAGCGCTTCGACGTCTCGATCGTCGACGTCACAACGCAAGTGACGCCGAACGGCGAGAAGAAAGCCACCGTCAAACTCAGCGAGGACGACGATGCGGACGAAGTCGCCTCGCGCATCGGGGTGTTCTGAACATGGGACGACGAATCCAGGGCCAGCGCCGGGGTCGGGGCGGACCGACGTTCCGCGCGCCATCCCATCGATACAAGGCAGAGCTCTCGCACCGATCGACCGAGGATAACGACCTGATCTCGGGGACGGTCGTCGACATCGAGCACGACCCCGCCCGGAGCGCACCCGTGGCGGCGGTCGAGTTCGAGGACGGCGACCAGCGCCTCGTGCTCGCGCCGGAAGGCATCGGCGTCGGCGAGGAACTTCAGGTCGGTGTCTCGGCCGAGATCAAGCCGGGTAACACGCTCCCGCTCGCCGAGATCCCCGAAGGGGTCCCGGTGTGTAACGTCGAGAGTCAGCCGGGCGACGGCGGGAAGTTCGCCCGCGCATCGGGCGTGAACGCCCAACTCATCACCCACGACCGCCAGGTGGCGGTCGTCGAACTGCCGAGCGACGAGGTGAAGCGCCTCGACCCGCAGTGTCGCGCCACGATCGGCGTGGTCGCGGGCGGCGGACGAACGGAGAAGCCGTTCGTGAAGGCAGGCAACAAGCACCACAAGATGCGTGCGCGCGGGACGAAGTACCCGCGGGTGCGTGGCGTCGCGATGAACGCCATCGACCACCCGTTCGGCGGTGGCGGTCGCCAGCACCCCGGGAAACCGAAAAGCGTCTCGCGCGACGCGCCGCCCGGCCGGAAGGTCGGCGACATCGCCAGCAAGCGGACCGGGAGGAAGTGACTCATGAGTTCGGACTACAGAACCGGTCGCGAGGGCGAGTTCACCTACCGCGGCCACACAGTGGAGGAGCTACAGTCAATGGACCGAGAGGCGGTCGCGGAGCTGCTGCCCGCACGCCTGCGCCGCACCATCGAGCGCGGCCTCTCGGTCGAACAGGAACAGCTGATCGAGGAGGCCAAGGAAAGCGGCAGCGAGGAGACCGCTAACGATCCGATCAGAACGCACCTGCGCGACATGCCGGTGCTGCCCGCGTTCGTCGACAAGACGTTCGCGGTCCACAACGGCCAGGAGTTCGAGCGGGTCCGTGTCGAGCCAGAGATGCTCGGCCATTACTTGGGCGAGTTCCAGCTCACCCGGACCTCGGTCGAACACGG
It contains:
- a CDS encoding 30S ribosomal protein S19, translating into MSSDYRTGREGEFTYRGHTVEELQSMDREAVAELLPARLRRTIERGLSVEQEQLIEEAKESGSEETANDPIRTHLRDMPVLPAFVDKTFAVHNGQEFERVRVEPEMLGHYLGEFQLTRTSVEHGQAGIGATRSSKFVPLK
- a CDS encoding precorrin-2 dehydrogenase/sirohydrochlorin ferrochelatase family protein, which codes for MIPLLHDFSGSTVLVFGGGSVGARKVRRFAREARVVVVSPTFGDHDFGGGELVRAAPSPATVPEWFERIEPALAVAATDDDAVNDAVARVAHDRGVLLNRADRSRGGNADESNGGTTDGRSGDSDGHAREVVVPATVRDDPVMMAVATGGRSPALSRYLRERFEAEFADMGAMANLSGQLRTELRERGVGPSQRRAAIRAVVRSDRVWKALGDPSDNARTEAESVISDVLSSTGAE
- a CDS encoding 50S ribosomal protein L2, which translates into the protein MGRRIQGQRRGRGGPTFRAPSHRYKAELSHRSTEDNDLISGTVVDIEHDPARSAPVAAVEFEDGDQRLVLAPEGIGVGEELQVGVSAEIKPGNTLPLAEIPEGVPVCNVESQPGDGGKFARASGVNAQLITHDRQVAVVELPSDEVKRLDPQCRATIGVVAGGGRTEKPFVKAGNKHHKMRARGTKYPRVRGVAMNAIDHPFGGGGRQHPGKPKSVSRDAPPGRKVGDIASKRTGRK
- the ahbB gene encoding siroheme decarboxylase subunit beta, with protein sequence MNEADIAVDLDRRDRAILNAFQGGFPVVERPFEPAAAALRERGVDLSADELLDRVQRLDEEGTLSRFGALIDAEAIGGTATLVAMHAPEDRFEEVAETVNAHREVAHNYEREHPHLNMWFVVSVADAARVDEVLAEIEAETGQETYNLPKQREFRVEAKFLLDGPISTGDLDLSDLSPDVEPATDDRLTPAERDLVVELQGGLPITATPYRDVAEAIDADVEWVIETITRFERGGKIRRVGVVPNHYALGYTENGMTVWNVPDELVGEVGPAIADLDFVTHCYERPRHEGVWPYNFFAMTHGRSESESERRIEQVRAQMDNFFDVNDDDWDTLFSTRILKKTGIRLDERATANTE
- a CDS encoding homoserine kinase, which translates into the protein MLTVRAPATSANLGSGFDVFGVALERPADVVRVARADRTTIEVTGTGSQYIPEDPEKNTVGAVAEALDAPAHIEIDKGVRPASGLGSSAASAAAAAVALNELYARGRTREELVPIAAEGEAVVSGTAHADNVAPAILGGFTVAAGEGISQVDTAIPLVACLPEIVVSTRDARRVVPERATMEELVETVGAAATLTVGMCRGDPELVGEGMDDPVVTPARADLIDGYDDVRTAALEAGATGVTVSGAGPGVLAACGADDRRQIASAMLDAFAARGIDARAYPTRVGQGATIH
- a CDS encoding putative RNA uridine N3 methyltransferase, translating into MTVSLLVPSSLCREAADKREATHKVGLVARAATVFRVDRVVVFPDPDGDRRWGGGFVSTVMEYAATAPYLRKEAWGTRDELEQVGVLPPLRAVSRTGSESQGSGSSRQGIVTEVGPDGRVRVNCGLQHPISLVDPTDVGLDEGERVTVRISSREPVRARIVDEPLPGFVVERADLSAALGREDAGLRIATSRHGQALTTERLGVLAGRVEDGMTVAFGAPERGLPAMLGIDTASVASADETGSDPGGFDRWLDTVPNQGSEVVRTEEAVFATLACLTLPR
- a CDS encoding 50S ribosomal protein L3, translating into MVQPSRPRKGSLGYGPRQRASSEVPRFGSWPEADGQPGLQGFAGYKAGMSHVVMIDDAANSPREGMEQTVPVTVVETPPMRAVALRAYEDTPYGLRPLTETWTDEFHADLDRALDVPDGEADPDAFREAISEADIGDIRAITHTVPGEMANVPKKRPDVMETRIGGGSLDDRVEFGLELITGGGEHNLTEVFRPGEYMDAAGVTKGKGTQGPVKRWGVQKRKGKHFRQGYRRRIGNLGPWNPSRVRSTVPQQGQTGYHQRTELNKRLVDAGDGDEPSVDGGFVNYGEIDGPYALVKGSLPGPDQRLLRFRPAIRPGDQPRLDPEVRYVSTASNQGQG
- a CDS encoding 50S ribosomal protein L23; this encodes MSSIRYPHVTEKAMNEMDYRNKLQFIVALDATKPEIAEEIEERFDVSIVDVTTQVTPNGEKKATVKLSEDDDADEVASRIGVF
- the hemA gene encoding glutamyl-tRNA reductase, which gives rise to MTTATGVISGVSVSHRRASVETIEAAGVRDERAAVEALLDREDVCEAYVLETCNRVEAYVVTDDRDRGRAIVGSVVEGVPDEAVVELDHEESLRHLMRVACGLESIVLGEDQILGQLRDAYATARAAGGIGRLFETGIEKALHVGERARAETRINEGVVSLGSAAVELATSEADLADATALVVGAGEMGSLAATALAESVDELLIANRTAANAEHVASTVDVEASALTLDEVATAVNAADVVVSATGSPDPVFERATFEAVGETLVVDLAQPRDVPPSADDQPNVTVCDLDALESVTDETHDRRREAASRVEALIDDEFDRLLARYKRQRADEVIGTMYAGAERMKERELAHAVSKLETDGLTDDQRAVVESFADTLVNQLLAAPTRSLRDAAEDDDWSTINTALQLFDPTFDGDTSTDENNPAADEPASEMGRAFAAAVYDELDD
- a CDS encoding PH domain-containing protein, which translates into the protein MSANDEVPEWVTLTEGEGVRWEGHPSLRLVLPSIVIGLVIAIAGVALVFVVPEPSLQWLPLVGVPIGIAIIGWAYVSQRSTHYIITSEEVYRKTGIVNRNVAQVRLDRVQNTTYEQSILERLFSYGHITIYTAGSDTMDISFNGVSDPQQVNQALTEALDEIAAGERKGL
- the rpl4p gene encoding 50S ribosomal protein L4 — encoded protein: MNATVYDTDGGEAGEVDLPAVFETPYRPDLIGDAVRAAQANRTQATGADDYAGMRTPAESQGSGRGMAHVPRSNGQGRRVPQTVGGRKAHPPKEEKDSSKSINTKERKLATRSAIAATADAERVVDRGHDFDDLELPLVVSDEFEDLVKTQEVVSLLESLGVHDDIERAEDKRVRAGRGTTRGRKYKRPSSILFVTSDEPSRAARNLAGADVATAREVNTEDLAPGAQGGRLTIWTESAIEEVADR
- a CDS encoding DUF5778 family protein codes for the protein MSESIDEDLYRRAAALLEPGEIELNGVVVHTEFSSAEESLLHQATIEIGEIIAGHADAGDTYVYSGTDDPEFGLNQHQGLTIEGDEFVWECQQLLRERTYDVVFYYEASADHAAILDELRDEGYTVTGVEG